The Lolium perenne isolate Kyuss_39 chromosome 6, Kyuss_2.0, whole genome shotgun sequence genome segment agtgctgaaagcagatactgcagttacatgcatacatagatatcgggttcatgtttatttaaccctaatacatatcaatcactactacaaccactcaaccgcgcagaccgggtcctagagggcgccgaccgggtcctgagccgcgctgggtgtgcccccaaagccacggaacaacaacgggagcatagctaacatgagatccccgcataatgctccatccggtcctatacatgttgtctaacgcgtacatgtaacggcgaacgtgctggtcctccgcttcaatgcgctgagctacctcctccggcagggccggctccctctgaaacgaccgtggcccataagacctccaccaaagaatatccgggtcgacaacgggacccggattccgcaccaaggtgcgcgacccggaagctaagacctcgcagtgccaccccggcggagcccagtcccggacctcccccatctgctccatctcctctagaagagtcagaccacggcgcggcagctgtcgcggcatcgtagctacgaaaacaaatcatatatatatatgtaccaacgttaacataaattaaaaaataaattcactacttttatgttagtcggcgccggcactaccgtttggggggcgccggcactacatactctattttgggcgtgccggcaggggcgtcggcactaccctatttggggggcgccatcGCGAGCGTAGCGGTTACCGGCGCGGcggcactacatactctattttgggggcgccgacaggggcgtcggcactaccgTATTTGGGGGGCGCCATCGCGAGCGTAGCGGTTACCGGcgcgccggcactacatactctattttgggggcgccggcaggggcgtcggcactaccgTATTTGGGGGGCGCCATCGCGAGCGTAGCGGTTACCGGCGCGGCAGCCCTCATAACTATTTTTGTAACAGTAACActaactaaatttctaactattttaactaaattttactaactttttttctaaatttctaactattttaactaaatttctaactattgttttaactaaatttctaactattttactaactaattttactaactttttttctaactattgttttaactaattttctaactaaatttctaactaattttactaactttttttctaactaaatttctaactaaTTGTACTAACTTTTTTTATAACTATTGTTTCTATATAATTAACCTAACAAATTAACTAATCtaacaaataaaaaaaataaaaaaaagagaagatgGCGGCGCTTACCGCGGCGGAGGTGGGCGTGGCCGGCAGCCGGCAGGTGGCGAAGCGCGGCGGACGCGAGGAGGCGGCCGCGAGCGGTGGGCGGGCGTAAGCGACGCGGTGGCGGACGGCGCGGTGGCGGACGGCGCGGGCGACGCGGTGGCGAGCGGTGGGCGCGCGGGCGGCTCGGGCGGCGCGCGGTCGGCGGCGCGATGGCGGAGCGGTGGCGCCCGGCAGCGGCGagacggcggcggaggcggtggcgcgaCGACGGCAACGGCAGCGCgggagcggcggcggccggcggcgattcggcagcctggcggcactgttgccgtctccgcgggattgatctccgcggagacgaagtgttTTCTTTTAtaccccctttggacccggtcgtgttacaaaccgggtccaaaaacctttggacccggtttgtaatacaaaccgggactaaaggccatttttgctgcgttTCGCTGCGCgcaaaaaaaggcctttagtcccggtttgtaatacaaaccgggtccaaaccactttttaaaaatttcattcccgccttatttcaaatgaaaaaaagccaccgcaaTGCCACaagtgtccaccgccgccaccgccgtgtagtggccactgtcgccaccgccaccgcccagccaccaccgtcaccgccatgtacgggccaccgccgtgtactgcccaccaccgccaccgccatgtactggccaccaccgccaccgccaacccagacccttccccgtgccacggggcgccgccgcttccacgtgcctctccccaccgccaccgccacgcgtgacccttccccgtgccacgggtCGCCGCCGCTGCGACGTGCCGcgcccgccgtcaccgccatgtacgggccaccgccgtgtactgcccaccaccgccaccgccgtgtatcgccaccgtcggcaccgccgtgtactgcccaccaccgccaccgccaccgcctggccaccaccgtcaccgccatgtacgggccaccgccgtgtcttGCCcttcccgtgccacgtgtcgccgccgcttccacgtgcctcgcccgccgtcaccgccatgttcGTGCCCCCGCCGTGTCTTGCCCGCCACCCCCACCGCCGTGTCCGGGCccccgtcggcaccgccgtgtactgcccaccaccgccaccgccaccgcctggccaccaccgtcaccgccatgtacgggccaccgccgtgtactgcccaccaccgccaccgccacacgtgtcccttccccgtgccacgtgtcgccgccgcttccacgtgcctcgcccgccgccaccgccgtgcggctgtagatcccgcttccacgtgccacgcccgccgcttcccgcgccacctgtcgccgccgcttccacgtgccacgccccgccgcttccccgcgccacctgtcgccaaacttgccgcgtcgctgtgctataaagcgccgcgtgcgtgCGGAACCACacatcgccgtcgcctccgttcattcgtcgccgggatgccgccgcgccgtcgcggctcgtccggtttccgtggcgtccgagcgcggccgaacggtaggttctacgccgagatgcgtgccggtggcttcGGCTCCCCCGCGGCACGttcaacaccccggagctggcggcgcgcgcgtacgacgcggccggatggcgatttcggcggccacggtgcgaaATGAACTGCCGAGACGTGGaagcgctagaggaggcggagttcctcgcgccgacgccgtgcctcgtcggcgacgaggaccgtcgccgccaccgccaggtgcagcgccggatcgcaatcgccgagcacgacgaggagttgatgcgccagtggagggcgcagttccccaacgacgtcgacaacaccgccgcgttcttcgctgacctccgggcacaacgcaggtccaacaggcgccatcgtcgggccgtcgccgtgttcgagctcgataacccgaatacaacttgggccgacaacgaccctcggtgggacgacatttggaccgagacaacctccgacgacgagtagatcgactagactagttgtttatctattttattgtattttcaataaagtcattgtggcagacgctgatgatgagaaaagtttcccgccagattacatgtggaattaaagtacagaactcaactgaaaattaattaagatacatggccagatagtactcgtgcctagccctatagtactcgtgcctagctcaactgaaaattaattaagatacatggccagattcgactgttcgagtcattcagtcatactcgtgcctagccctatagtactcgccactgtagtcgtggtagtcgccgtcatcatcgtcgctggcatcggggtcgcggtagtcaaacctcggcgggagagcacgcgtgggctgggactgagggtagcgcaggcgggggccacggtgggccatgacgccctggagagttcggtcgcgccaccacagccgacggccagcctcgttgaagttcgaaggaggcgggccgccctcctcgtgcctggcgagcgccctctcacgccgattgatgaagaagctctcccaagtcgggctgtagtcgggatgccactgaggattcctccgctgctctggcgtgagctcgaagtagtagtggttcgtgatggccatctcgcgcgccacacctagagggacaggagggaccggtacccctccgacgctcagcaaccagccggtagggacgcggtagcccggcgggcaggggtagttcgacgcgcaaagcgcctccgcctcccggagggttagagatacgatggaagccatgtgacctggtgatgaggtttgcagatatgagtctagatgtgatatgtaaatggaggccaagccaacatatatatagtgaaaaaatggcgggaggacggaggcgggaagcagtggaaagcgcgggaagaaaaataggcgggaacgcagtggcgccaaaaactgtcggtgggataaggacgtgtgggtaacctttagtcccggctggtgggtacaaccgggactaaagatccttttttgtgtcatctaacaaaactgtcggtgggataaggacgtgtgggtaacctttagtcccggctggtgggtacaaccgggactaaagatgtcggcaggactgtgtagtgtgcttgagtcaaagaaatcccgtccctacatatcattgatttccttcctagcgtgccttttccacttagtctcccttcatgccgcgattcaggaacaccaatcggcttaaggtcaggaataaagtcaacacagaattcaatgacctcctctgttccatagcccttggagatgcttccttctggcctagcacggttatgaacatatttcttcaagactcccatgaacctctcgaaggggaacatattgtgtagaaacacaggaccgagaatggaaatctcatcgaccaggtgaacgaggagatgtgtcataatattgaagaaggatggtgggaacaccagctcaaaactaacgagacattggaccacatcattctgcaacctcggtagaatttctggatttattaccttctgagaaattgcattgaggaatgcacatagcttcacaatgggcagtcgaacattttccggtagaagccccctcaatgcaatcggaagcaactgtgtcattatcacgtgacagtcatgagacttcaagttctggaatgttttcttctccatatttattattccctttatattggaggagaagccagacgggaccttgatactgctaagatattcaaaaaatatttccttctctgcttttgtaagagcgtagctggataaatgacgtcctttaactctctcatgcagctttttggggtctttccaacgttgctggtcctcccgtgcttctggtgtatcttttgtcttcccgtacacacccagaaagcctagcaggttcacgcaaagattcttcgtcacgtgcatcacatcgattgaagagtggacctctaagacttcccaatagggtagatcccaaaatatagatttcttcttccacatgggcgcgtgtccggcatcgtcattcggaacagaccgtccgcgggaccctttccaaatattacatctagatccttgaccataccaaatatatcaacaccatcacgatggggaggcttcctccggtgatcagcctcaccgttgtaatgcttgcctttctttcttacgggatgggtaagcctaagaaatcgacgatgccccaggtacacgaccttctgacctttttccaaataatcaccttcgagctcatgtaaacagtgtgtgcatgcattgtatcccttgtttgactgtcctgaaatgttaccaagagcaggccagtcattgatggttacgaaaagcatcgctcttaggtcaaattcctcctgcttgtgctcgtcccacacacgtacacctgctagggaccacagctgtagaagttcttcgactaatggcttcaggtacacatcaatgtcgttcccgggttgcttcgggccttgtatgagcacggcatcataatgaacttccgcttcatgcacaaccaaggaggaaggttatatatacaaagagtcacgggccgagtgctatggctgcagctctgctctccaaaaggattcatgccatctgtcacgagaccaaaccgtaagttccttgcatcctgtgcaaagtttgggaactctctatccattttctccattgggagccatcagcaggtgcctcaacatcacgtctttcttacggtcttctttgtgccatcgcaacaacctagcatgctctttatttctgaacaagcgtttcagccgtggtattataggagcataccacataaccttggcgggaaccctcttctggggcgctcgccctcaacatcaccagggtcatctcgtctgatcttataccgcaatgcggtgcacaccggacatgcatccaaattctcgtactcatcacggtagaggatgcgatcattaatgcatgcatgtatcttttgcacatctaatcctagagggcagacaatcttcttcgcttcgtacgtacgggcgggcaattcgttaccccttggaagcttcctcttaattattgtcagcaactttccaaatcctgagtcagtgacaccgttctctgccttccattgcaacaattccgagtgtctttgcctagctttttatggccatcttcgcaagttgggtataacaatttgttgtgatcttctatcatcttgtcgaaggccaacctttccttttcagtttcacattctctccttccatcggcaatggcccggccaagatcatcatcggcaggctcatctggtgcctcttgatcttctacttcattgtcttcattgccttactgcggtatcatcgtattcggggaaattgggataaccgtcatcatcctcttcctcttcgtcattgtcttccatcataacccctctttctccgtgcttggtccaacaatagtaatgcttgggcatgaaaccggatcgcgagaaggtggctgtgaatgagactcgagcgagcgtaatttacggtattcttgcagtccacacatggacaatacatgaagccaccatgtttgtttgcctccgccacggccataaaattatccaggcccgcgatgaactcgtcaaaccgtcggtcaatgtacatccattgccgattcatctgcatgatataattaagctgatcaaaaccattacagaacatcacgatgtatatatacacatgcattttatcaattgcagatgaaaaggataaagttgttaacctcgatgaagaagaaaaaagcaagttaagtgtggcttgatttgcgtaaactcaagtggcaaatcctcttaagcatttcatcgaacacctcttgtgcatgtgaagaagagaggaaagcaatacacccctcttgtgaagatagtgaaaaaatggctaagtgtggctcacacttgggcaggggcaaggttatatagccagaggggggcctttggacccggtttgtcatacaaaccgggactaaagggttccccacgactgacacggcctgccgcgccctgcggtggaccctttagtcccggtttgtatgacaaaccgggtccaaaggccgctacaggacaggcgccagcgggtggggtcgtcctgggcagaaacgaaccgggtccaatgggggcattggacccggtttggttcagcagtgggacatttgcttgggaccaaaggcctcttctgtgCATCTACCCCCGAATCTTGCTGCATGCCACGAACGGGAGGATGGAGGGTGGGCAACACACCCATGGGGACCAAATCCACACTATATATATTGTGATTACTTGAGTTTCAGAAATCCAATCCTTCCCCGTTAGTCATCTCCATAGTGCTGCTATCCAATCATGGATATTGTTGCATGCTACTATTTGCTAGCTCTTCTTCCACTTGTGTACATCATTCGATTATTCAGAGCTACTTTTGGCTCGCCCAACCATGATCTGCGGCTCCCCCCGGGCCCATGGAAGCTCCCCATCGTCGGAAGCCTCCACCACCTTCTGGGTGCCCTCCCACACCGTGCCTTACAAGACCTCTCTCGACGCCATGGGCCTCTTATGCTCCTCAAGTTCGGTGAGGTTCCAGTGATCATcgcctccaccgccgaagccgccaAAGAGATCATGAAGACGCACGACCACATCTTCTGCACAAGGCCACTGAGCTCATCTGCCAAGGTCCTCCTCGGGCGTGGCCAGGGGATCGCGCTTGCGCCGTACGGTGACCACTGGCGGCAGCTCCGCAAGATTTGCACCCTTGAGCTGTTGAACGCCAAGCGCATAACCTCATTCCGTCCCATCCGAGAAGAGGAGGTGATCCGGTTCATCCGGTCCGTCTCATCCGCGTCAGAGTCGGGTCCGCTTGTGAATCTGAGCAGGATGATCTCCATGTACGTGACTGACACAACGGTGCACTGCATCATGGGAGGACGGTTCAAGGAGAACGAGACCTTACTCGGTTATGTCCGTGGGGCGGTGCAGGCTGTTGGTGGCTTCACCTTACCTGACTTGTTCCCCTCGTCAAGGCTAGTACGCGTTATGAGCAGCACACTGCATAGGGCAGAGGTCTTTCGGGACTCCTTGTTAGGGTTCATGGAAGGAGTCATAGGCGATCATCCCCATAAGAGATCGTCAGAGGAAGTACAGCAGGAAGACCTGGTCAATGTTCTCTTGAGGGTCCAACGAGAAGGCAACCTTCAGTTCCCCCTCACAATGGACAACATCAAAGCTGTGATTTTCGTAAGTTATTAATAGCTCTACTCCAGTTGTATTATATATAGGCAATTTTTTTCAAGCAACCCATGGTTTCACCAACAGGAAAAAGAACACAGGATCTTTTTGCAGGGGGAAGCGAGGCACCAGCAACAACGCTACAGTGGGCAATGGCAGAGTTGATGCGAAACCCTAGCGTGATGTCTAGGGCACAAGATGAGGTAAGGAGAGCCTTCATGGGCCAAATGAAGGTGGCCGAGGAGGGTCTAGATGACCTCAGCTACTTGCGTTGTATCATCAAGGAGACCTTGCGATTGCACATTCCTGGGCCATTCCTACTACCAAGGGAGTGCCAAGAACAGTGTAATATACTCGGCTATGACGTGCCCAAAGGCACTACTGTTATCGTGAATGCTTGGGCTATCTCAAGGGATCCGGAATACTGGGACGAACCGGAGTCATTCCTACCCGATAGATTTCTGGGTAGTGCCAAAGATTTCAGAGGAAATAACTTTGAGATCATACCGTTTGGTGCCGGGAGGCGTATGTGCCCAGGGATGCAATTTGGGATCGCGAATATTGAGCTCGCTCTCGCAAGTCTTCTGTTCTATTTTGACTGGGCTCTCCCAGATGGTATTCTTCCTAGTAATCTTGACATGACAGAAGGCTTTGGAATCACCGCTAGTAAGAAGATGGATTTGTTGTTGCGTGCAACTGTCCACGTTCCGCTACCCTGATGAAACTAGTTTCCTTATCGGCAACTTTCTTACATatacaaataaataaataaataaataaatatatatatatatatatatatatatatatatatatatatatatatatatatatatatatatatatgtttcaTATTTGTCCTTGTCAATCCATATGTGCTTTTCTTCTTCAAGTTTGGATTTCTTTTCAGTTGCAACAACTTTATTCATGTATCCATACATAAAAAAGTTGTACATGTTGCAGTTTTAATTTCGAATAAAGTACTTGTCTTGTGTTCCAAAAGGCATGTTCTTATGTTGAACCTTGGGTGTTTCGGCTATATGTGCATGTTCATAGGGACTGTTCCAGAGTCAAACCATTGTGTGGGTGCATATTCTCGGTGTAACATGAGATTATTATCATATGTGCCACATGCTACATATTTTATGTTTTTTTAGGAAAATAAATGTGAGAGTTTTCCACCGCAGATTTTAGTTTGGTACAACTAAGTAAAAGAGCCAAAGTTATGTTGCTATATTTTCTTGTGTTGAAGTACATTTTCCTTTTAGGTATCTAGGTGTTCCTCTTAACTATGTGAGATTATGCAACTTAGATTGGAGTGAGGCTGAAGAGAAAATCGAAGAGAAAAGTCATGTGTGGAAACGGAGGTAAAATTCTTATGGTAGAAGATTAGTTCTACTTAAAACTTGTCTTAGTAATGTACCTTATTTTATGGTGTCTATGTTTGAGCTTCCTAATGGTCCTGGTAAAATATTATGAAAAGTTTGTTGTGGCAACAAGAAGAGGCAGTGAAAAAGTATCTTTACTGCATGTGATTTTTTTATTCATCACTTATTGCAGATGATATATATAGTAGTAGGCCGTTTGGATGGTAATGGGAAGATCTTTGCAGTCACACCAATGGCCGTTCGAACCAATTTACAAATTCATCAGAAATTCTTCAAAGGAAAAAATATAGATTTCAACCAAATATCTAAATGTCGGTTAATTTCTACTGTAATATTTTTTGGTTGATTATCCAAAATAACAGTTTCCGATGAGATATCGGAAACACCAGTCGAGAAAAAAGTCCATCTCGGCTGCTTGCGGTGACACATGCTAAGCTTCAAGAGACACTAGTGGAGAAGGGGCCTTTGATCCCAAGCCCCTGGGAGCAAATGTCCCAATTCtcaaccaaaccgggaccaatggggggcattggtcccggttcgttacgCGCAGGGCGACCCCACTCGCTGGCGCCTGTCCGTTAGCGGTCTATGGTCCCGGTTTGTACTACAAACCGGGACTAGAGGGTcggcggcaggccgtgtcaggcctcggaaacctttagtcccggtttgtaccaCAGGCccaccctttggacccggtttgtattacaaaccgggacaaagTCCCCAATTTGGCTATATaatcttgcccctgcccaagtgtgagccacacttagccattttttcactttcttcacaagaggggtgtattgctttgctctcttcttcacatgcacaagaggtgttcgatgaaatgcttaagaggatttgccacttgagtttacacaaatcaagcca includes the following:
- the LOC127309395 gene encoding desmethyl-deoxy-podophyllotoxin synthase-like, with the protein product MLLKFGEVPVIIASTAEAAKEIMKTHDHIFCTRPLSSSAKVLLGRGQGIALAPYGDHWRQLRKICTLELLNAKRITSFRPIREEEVIRFIRSVSSASESGPLVNLSRMISMYVTDTTVHCIMGGRFKENETLLGYVRGAVQAVGGFTLPDLFPSSRLVRVMSSTLHRAEVFRDSLLGFMEGVIGDHPHKRSSEEVQQEDLVNVLLRVQREGNLQFPLTMDNIKAVIFDLFAGGSEAPATTLQWAMAELMRNPSVMSRAQDEVRRAFMGQMKVAEEGLDDLSYLRCIIKETLRLHIPGPFLLPRECQEQCNILGYDVPKGTTVIVNAWAISRDPEYWDEPESFLPDRFLGSAKDFRGNNFEIIPFGAGRRMCPGMQFGIANIELALASLLFYFDWALPDGILPSNLDMTEGFGITASKKMDLLLRATVHVPLP